From Limibacter armeniacum, one genomic window encodes:
- a CDS encoding ester cyclase, translated as MDKEKLQATAMEYMKIWNAGNADLLYKYADSDIIADYTHFEKSYRGIADYKSVLEMTYNFFPDLKITIENLLPDEAEQKITVEWKYDGTHKNGNLFGVESSGKKISVSGITILEIKNGLVIKEKGIVDNLSLLMQLGAI; from the coding sequence ATGGACAAGGAGAAACTGCAAGCGACTGCAATGGAATATATGAAGATATGGAATGCAGGAAATGCTGATTTACTTTATAAATATGCTGATTCAGACATCATTGCAGACTATACACATTTTGAGAAGTCATACAGGGGAATTGCAGATTACAAATCTGTGCTTGAAATGACTTATAACTTTTTTCCTGACTTGAAAATTACGATCGAGAATTTGCTTCCTGACGAAGCTGAACAAAAGATAACGGTAGAATGGAAATATGATGGAACTCACAAAAATGGAAACCTGTTTGGGGTTGAGTCTTCAGGTAAAAAAATATCAGTATCCGGAATCACGATTTTAGAAATTAAAAACGGATTGGTAATAAAGGAAAAGGGGATTGTAGATAATTTGAGCCTGTTAATGCAACTCGGAGCTATATAA
- a CDS encoding putative quinol monooxygenase, with translation MSDKKLTFEETLTWMKTTDYSGAIGVTARFRVADEYVDEFVALLKDYSPYVLEEEGCLDYSFHRDWQNPNDFWLTEKWASPTILLQHLGPNARKGTKYEGSIPLDKFAAMNIFPDPAAIYKVGL, from the coding sequence ATGTCAGATAAAAAACTCACTTTCGAAGAGACCCTTACCTGGATGAAAACTACAGATTATTCGGGAGCAATAGGCGTTACTGCCCGTTTTAGGGTTGCAGATGAATATGTAGACGAATTTGTAGCACTTCTAAAAGATTATTCTCCTTATGTGTTAGAGGAAGAAGGTTGCTTAGATTATAGTTTTCACAGAGATTGGCAAAACCCAAACGATTTTTGGCTTACCGAAAAATGGGCATCGCCGACTATTTTGCTACAGCACTTAGGACCAAATGCCCGTAAAGGTACAAAGTATGAAGGCAGTATACCTTTAGACAAATTTGCAGCGATGAATATTTTCCCAGATCCAGCTGCTATTTATAAGGTTGGTTTATAA
- a CDS encoding acetolactate decarboxylase yields MKQTKSAAAIYQYGSTLTLFGMVINGDLTSNKMLEHGNYGLGLENNIKSEFIVVNNEIYTIDAVGKVDKATPNSKASYMTMWDFKPEKTVTLKNIKSYKELDTALKAEMESENSFYTYKMKGQFSFLEMGSAIEYKNNETLIENRERRVLYTNHDVSGIMVGHFTPNHAAATCFPGMHFHFISDDLKLGGHLEDIAFDQIDVEIQKVDTLVFTLPEVEAIKVADMNSAFLPPAVP; encoded by the coding sequence ATGAAACAGACAAAGAGTGCTGCCGCTATTTATCAATATGGTTCAACTTTAACGCTGTTTGGGATGGTTATCAATGGAGATTTAACGTCTAACAAGATGTTAGAGCATGGCAACTACGGTCTAGGTCTTGAAAACAACATTAAGAGTGAATTTATAGTGGTAAACAACGAAATATACACTATCGATGCTGTTGGTAAGGTCGACAAGGCAACTCCTAACAGTAAGGCTTCTTATATGACTATGTGGGATTTTAAGCCGGAGAAAACCGTCACCTTAAAAAATATAAAATCATACAAGGAATTGGATACAGCACTCAAGGCAGAAATGGAATCTGAAAACAGTTTCTATACCTACAAGATGAAAGGACAGTTTTCTTTTTTGGAAATGGGTTCGGCTATAGAATATAAAAACAACGAAACACTTATCGAAAATAGGGAGCGTCGTGTATTATATACCAACCACGATGTCAGTGGGATAATGGTGGGGCATTTTACGCCCAATCATGCAGCAGCCACCTGTTTTCCTGGCATGCACTTTCATTTTATTTCGGACGATTTAAAATTGGGAGGGCATCTAGAAGATATTGCTTTTGACCAGATAGATGTAGAGATCCAAAAAGTAGATACGCTTGTATTTACCCTACCTGAAGTAGAAGCCATCAAAGTTGCTGATATGAATTCAGCTTTCTTACCGCCTGCAGTACCGTAG
- a CDS encoding tetratricopeptide repeat protein — protein sequence MIVTDRDSAFILYNQVFPIFKEIDDTTHIIKCHIGLSDIYKNKGQYSIAYNHLWDALLMAEEVKDTLSLVDVHKDLGGLYTIYEKYDDALAHLKTSLGFTKSFITAHNTGHANLTKVYYAIAINHLKRKQYQTALDYLDSCSITKQKFNLSPSNTAYVDAQRGYIYLKTNLLTESLKYLDSAHQYFEKNNLPYYVMTSLFLGDLYAKQANWRKASQFYFNSLQTIESTKIHSDVKVEILKKLAHAYKKLGHVNEAFTYLDKSMAITDSLFNAKSAINNALFQIKNKYEETIKEKDKFIRNQNLTIERNDIIQSRFKVSIAFLLVGIFVIAVMVKMRYKLRKASMEKSQIKMQAHYDREKADEIINIKSRELTANTLQMIEKDQTIDELMQKLKEGSPASYKLMKVKVSKGNKDMWEQFNKRFTEVNADFYDKLREKHPDLTPTEQKHCALIKLNFDSKEMASLLHISLNSVHISRHRIRKKMGLERDVNLSNYIADVMTTKHADHFQS from the coding sequence ATGATTGTCACTGATCGGGACAGTGCATTCATTTTATACAATCAGGTATTTCCAATTTTTAAGGAAATTGACGACACTACCCATATCATAAAATGCCATATCGGGCTTTCCGATATTTATAAAAACAAAGGACAATACAGCATTGCCTATAATCATTTGTGGGACGCTTTACTTATGGCTGAAGAGGTAAAAGACACGCTCTCTTTGGTAGATGTGCATAAAGACTTGGGAGGTCTCTACACCATTTATGAAAAATATGATGATGCATTGGCACATTTAAAGACCTCATTAGGATTTACAAAATCTTTCATAACGGCTCACAATACAGGTCATGCTAACCTGACTAAAGTATACTACGCCATTGCCATCAATCACCTAAAAAGAAAACAATATCAAACAGCTCTTGATTATTTGGACTCCTGCTCCATCACTAAACAAAAGTTTAATTTAAGTCCTTCCAACACGGCATATGTAGATGCACAGAGAGGGTATATTTACTTAAAGACCAACCTGCTTACTGAATCCCTAAAGTACCTTGACAGCGCTCATCAGTATTTTGAAAAAAATAACCTCCCCTACTACGTTATGACCAGCTTGTTTTTAGGTGATTTATATGCTAAACAAGCTAACTGGAGAAAAGCCTCACAATTCTATTTCAACAGTCTGCAAACCATAGAAAGCACAAAGATTCATAGTGACGTAAAGGTAGAAATTTTGAAAAAGCTGGCTCATGCCTATAAGAAACTAGGCCATGTCAATGAAGCATTCACTTATTTGGATAAGTCAATGGCCATCACCGATAGTCTTTTCAATGCCAAATCAGCCATTAACAATGCGCTATTTCAGATTAAGAACAAATATGAAGAAACCATCAAAGAGAAGGATAAGTTTATTCGCAATCAAAACCTGACCATTGAACGGAATGACATTATCCAGTCAAGATTTAAAGTTTCCATTGCCTTTTTATTGGTGGGTATTTTCGTCATTGCAGTTATGGTGAAGATGAGATACAAGCTTCGGAAAGCGAGTATGGAAAAAAGCCAAATAAAAATGCAAGCCCACTATGATAGAGAAAAAGCGGATGAAATTATTAATATCAAAAGTCGGGAGCTGACAGCTAACACCCTCCAGATGATTGAAAAAGATCAAACCATAGATGAGCTGATGCAAAAGCTAAAAGAAGGTTCGCCTGCAAGCTACAAGCTTATGAAGGTCAAAGTTTCGAAAGGAAATAAGGATATGTGGGAGCAGTTTAACAAACGATTTACGGAGGTGAATGCTGATTTTTATGACAAGTTAAGAGAGAAACACCCTGACTTGACGCCTACCGAACAGAAGCATTGTGCGCTTATCAAGCTCAATTTTGACAGTAAGGAAATGGCCTCTCTTTTACATATTTCACTAAACAGTGTGCATATTTCCCGCCATCGCATCAGAAAAAAAATGGGACTGGAACGTGATGTGAATTTGAGCAATTACATTGCGGATGTCATGACAACAAAACATGCTGATCATTTTCAGTCATGA